The proteins below are encoded in one region of Rhododendron vialii isolate Sample 1 chromosome 7a, ASM3025357v1:
- the LOC131332750 gene encoding uncharacterized protein LOC131332750, protein MRLIPSTKSPIAAGRFRFRTCEACDIFVEFFGGSGFACEKMASSSSMLVSLALLLIIITLFISPSVAQQQHAQLKKICSRTFNSDWCMKLMKKDSRTSDADDRALAEVAIDLAYSTAQDIQNQLNARLYKDDDEPELKDELVACSKNYDDVMQDLKRTKKHFSDGYLQRISAEAEDVIEEVNECDDQLEKQKSSSRGTKRIRKMNDAVELLCDVIKVCASDSGDDDD, encoded by the exons ATGCGGCTAATTCCCTCTACCAAGTCACCAATCGCCGCTGGTAGATTTCGGTTTAGAACTTGTGAAGCCTGTGATATATTTGTGGAGTTTTTCGGTGGATCTGGTTTTGCTTGTG AAAAGATGGCATCTTCTTCGTCTATGCTAGTTTCTCTTGCACTCCTGTTGATCATAATAACTCTGTTCATTTCTCCCTCCGTAGCTCAACAACAACACGCCCAGCTTAAGAAAATATGCTCCAGAACTTTCAACAGCGATTGGTGCATGAAGCTCATGAAGAAGGATTCGCGAACGTCTGATGCCGACGATCGCGCCCTCGCTGAGGTAGCGATTGACTTGGCATACTCCACGGCTCAAGACATTCAGAATCAACTTAACGCTAGACTTTATAAGGATGACGACGAACCTGAATTGAAGGACGAGCTTGTCGCTTGCTCCAAGAACTACGACGATGTCATGCAAGACCTTAAACGGACAAAGAAGCACTTCAGCGACGGTTACCTCCAGCGGATATCAGCGGAAGCGGAGGATGTTATAGAAGAGGTTAACGAATGCGACGATCAACTCGAGAAGCAAAAAAGCAGTTCTCGAGGAACCAAAAGAATTAGGAAAATGAACGACGCGGTTGAACTTCTTTGCGATGTAATTAAGGTTTGTGCTAGCGATTCGGGCGACGACGATGATTAA
- the LOC131333850 gene encoding phosphoglucomutase, cytoplasmic-like, with product MAAANGVSRIWVGQNGLLSVAAASAVVRGRVGDDESKASGAFILTGSHYPRGPHEDFGIKYNMKNGGPAPEAITGKIYENMETIREVLIAEDLSDVDLSIVGITSFEGHFYVEVFDSAYDYVELMKSIFDFNSIRKLLSSPKFTFCYDALHGVAGPYVKRIFLEELGADESSLMNCVCKEDFGGRHLDPSLTYARELLARMGLGTRSSQDEPPQFGAATDGDANHNMILGKRFFVSPSDSVAIIAANAAAAIPYFSGGLNGFARSMISSSALDSVALHQDVELFEVPTGWKFFSNLMDAGFCSIWGDESFGTGSDHIREKDGIWPVLAWLSIIAYKNKDKLEEENLVTVEDIVREHWTLFGRHYCTRYDYVNVGVDAAKRLMAYLVNLQRSGRININRIIRGILSNFPELSRCDEFEYEDSVDGSHSNHLGFRFWFHDDSKLIFCISRGDLEGATIQLYMERYSRDPANSQEAALTRLVTVALKLSKIEELTGRSAPSSITYRP from the exons ATGGCAGCTGCAAATGGAGTAAGTCGTATTTGGGTCGGTCAAAATGGTTTGTTGTCTGTTGCTGCTGCATCAGCTGTTGTACGTGGACGAGTTGGGGATGAT GAATCGAAGGCATCAGGTGCATTCATATTGACAGGAAGTCATTATCCAAGAGGTCCCCATGAG GATTTTGGAATTAAATACAACATGAAAAATGGTGGACCAGCACCAGAAGCAATTACTGGGAAGATCTACGAGAACATGGAAACAATACGTGAAGTCTTAATTGCAGAAGACTTGTCAGAT GTGGATCTCTCCATAGTTGGCATAACAAGCTTTGAGGGGCACTTCTACGTTGAAGTTTTCGATTCAGCTTATGATTACGTGGAATTGATGAA GTCCATATTTGATTTCAATTCTATCCGAAAGCTTCTTTCATCTCCAAAATTCACATTCTG TTACGATGCACTCCATGGAGTTGCTGGACCTTATGTGAAGCGCATATTTTTGGAGGAGCTTGGTGCAGATGAAAGCTCATTAATGAACTGCGTATGCAAG GAGGACTTTGGAGGACGGCATCTAGATCCCAGTCTGACCTATGCACGTGAATTACTTGCACGCATGGGGTTGGGTACGAGAAGCTCTCAGGATGAACCGCCACAATTTGGTGCTGCTACTGATGGTGATGCCAATCATAACATGATCCTTGGGAAAAG GTTTTTCGTTAGTCCATCTGATTCCGTTGCTATTATTGCTGCAAATGCTGCTGCAGCCATACCTTACTTTTCTGGTGGTCTTAATGGATTTGCCAG GAGCATGATTTCATCTAGTGCTCTCGATAGTGTTGCTCTGCATCAAGATGTGGAATTGTTTGAG GTGCCTACTGGATGGAAATTCTTCAGCAATTTAATGGATGCTggtttttgttcaatttgggGTGACGAAAGTTTTGGAACTG GATCGGACCATATTCGTGAGAAAGATGGAATCTGGCCTGTATTGGCTTGGCTCTCTATTATTGCTTATAAAAATAAGGATAAACTAGAGGAGGAAAACCTTGTGACTGTTGAAGATATTGTCCGCGAGCATTGGACATTATTTGGTCGTCACTATTGTACTCGTTATGATTATGTG AATGTTGGTGTAGATGCAGCTAAACGACTGATGGCATATTTGGTCAATCTGCAACGATCTGGTCGTATTAATATCAACAG AATTATCAGGGGGATTCTGTCAAATTTCCCAGAGCTTAGTAGATGTGATGAGTTTGAATACGAAGATTCTGTTGATGGTTCCCACTCGAACCACTTGGGTTTTCGATTTTGGTTTCATGATGACTCAAAACTG ATTTTCTGTATCTCTAGAGGGGACTTGGAAGGTGCAACCATTCAGCTTTACATGGAGCGATACAGCAGAGATCCAGCAAACTCTCAAGAAGCAGCCCTTACTCGTCTT GTTACGGTTGCTCTCAAGCTATCCAAGATTGAGGAATTGACTGGCCGATCTGCCCCCTCATCTATTACATATAGACCGTGA
- the LOC131333851 gene encoding cell division cycle 20.2, cofactor of APC complex-like isoform X2, with protein sequence MDAGRMRNKGSRFPLSDRTFRRKNSSENLDRFIPNRSAMDFDFAHFMLTGGRVEKQNSSSPCSPSKEAYRRQLAEIFNMNRTRILAFKNKPPASEATVSESISSVPHSKHAKHRRCIPQASEKTLDAPDLMDDFYLNLLDWGSSNILAIALSNSVYLWDASDGSTNELVTVDEEIGPVTSIRWAPDGRHLAVGLNNSHVQLWDSLASCKLRTLTEGHRSRVGSLDWNNHNLTTGGMDSLIINNDVRVRSHIITTYRAHTQEICGLRWSATGQQLASGGNDNLVYIWNISNSTSGNSSSNHHRWLHCLDHHTAAVKALSWCPFQSNLLASGGGVGDDCIKFWNAHTGACLNSVDTGSQVCCLAWSKHEREILSSHGFNDNQLILWKYPSMVKIAELYGHTSRVLYMAQSPDGYTVASAAADETLRFWNVLGLLNWLKPEPKSNPELFANLARIR encoded by the exons ATGGATGCAGGAAGAATGAGAAACAAGGGGTCGCGGTTTCCTCTCTCCGATCGGACTTTTCGGAGGAAAAATTCTTCTGAGAAT TTGGACAGGTTTATCCCTAATCGGTCTGCGATGGATTTTGATTTTGCGCATTTCATGCTGACTGGTGGGAGGGTAGAGAAGCAAAACTCATCATCACCCTGCTCTCCATCCAAAGAAGCTTACAGGAGGCAGCTGGCAGAGATTTTCAACATGAACAGAACTAGAATCCTTGCTTTTAAAAACAAGCCCCCTGCTTCAGAAGCCACTGTTTCAGAGTCAATTTCATCGGTTCCCCATTCCAAACACGCCAAACATAGAAGATGCATTCCCCAA GCTTCAGAAAAGACTCTTGATGCCCCAGATCTCATGGATGACTTCTATTTAAATTTGCTGGACTGGGGCAGCAGCAACATCCTAGCCATTGCCCTCAGCAATTCGGTGTATTTATGGGATGCCTCCGATGGGTCTACGAATGAACTTGTCACCGTTGATGAGGAGATTGGGCCTGTGACAAGCATCAGATGGGCACCAGATGGAAGGCACCTCGCTGTTGGCTTGAATAATTCCCATGTCCAGCTTTGGGACTCTTTGGCCAGTTGTAAG CTAAGAACGTTGACAGAGGGGCACAGATCCAGAGTCGGTTCACTTGATTGGAACAACCACAACTTAACAACTGGAGGAATGGACAGCTTAATCATCAACAACGACGTAAGAGTCCGATCCCATATCATCACCACATACAGGGCCCACACCCAGGAAATATGCGGCCTAAGATGGTCCGCAACCGGCCAACAACTAGCCAGTGGTGGAAATGACAACCTTGTATACATATGGAACATCTCAAATTCTACCTCTGGAAACAGTTCAAGCAACCACCACCGGTGGCTTCACTGCCTAGACCACCACACCGCAGCTGTGAAGGCACTCTCCTGGTGCCCGTTTCAGAGTAACTTGCTGGCTTCAGGTGGTGGGGTTGGGGATGACTGTATTAAGTTTTGGAACGCGCACACTGGCGCGTGCTTGAACTCGGTTGACACGGGGTCGCAAGTGTGTTGCTTGGCTTGGAGTAAGCATGAGAGGGAGATTTTGAGCTCACATGGGTTTAATGATAATCAGCTGATTTTGTGGAAGTACCCTTCTATGGTGAAGATTGCTGAGCTTTATGGGCATACTTCAAGAGTTCTGTACATGGCTCAG AGCCCAGATGGGTACACGGTTGCATCGGCAGCAGCAGACGAGACATTGAGATTTTGGAATGTGTTGGGACTCCTGAATTGGCTAAAGCCAGAGCCCAAGTCGAATCCAGAGCTATTTGCAAACCTTGCCCGCATCAGATGA
- the LOC131333851 gene encoding cell division cycle 20.2, cofactor of APC complex-like isoform X1 codes for MDAGRMRNKGSRFPLSDRTFRRKNSSENLDRFIPNRSAMDFDFAHFMLTGGRVEKQNSSSPCSPSKEAYRRQLAEIFNMNRTRILAFKNKPPASEATVSESISSVPHSKHAKHRRCIPQASEKTLDAPDLMDDFYLNLLDWGSSNILAIALSNSVYLWDASDGSTNELVTVDEEIGPVTSIRWAPDGRHLAVGLNNSHVQLWDSLASCKQLRTLTEGHRSRVGSLDWNNHNLTTGGMDSLIINNDVRVRSHIITTYRAHTQEICGLRWSATGQQLASGGNDNLVYIWNISNSTSGNSSSNHHRWLHCLDHHTAAVKALSWCPFQSNLLASGGGVGDDCIKFWNAHTGACLNSVDTGSQVCCLAWSKHEREILSSHGFNDNQLILWKYPSMVKIAELYGHTSRVLYMAQSPDGYTVASAAADETLRFWNVLGLLNWLKPEPKSNPELFANLARIR; via the exons ATGGATGCAGGAAGAATGAGAAACAAGGGGTCGCGGTTTCCTCTCTCCGATCGGACTTTTCGGAGGAAAAATTCTTCTGAGAAT TTGGACAGGTTTATCCCTAATCGGTCTGCGATGGATTTTGATTTTGCGCATTTCATGCTGACTGGTGGGAGGGTAGAGAAGCAAAACTCATCATCACCCTGCTCTCCATCCAAAGAAGCTTACAGGAGGCAGCTGGCAGAGATTTTCAACATGAACAGAACTAGAATCCTTGCTTTTAAAAACAAGCCCCCTGCTTCAGAAGCCACTGTTTCAGAGTCAATTTCATCGGTTCCCCATTCCAAACACGCCAAACATAGAAGATGCATTCCCCAA GCTTCAGAAAAGACTCTTGATGCCCCAGATCTCATGGATGACTTCTATTTAAATTTGCTGGACTGGGGCAGCAGCAACATCCTAGCCATTGCCCTCAGCAATTCGGTGTATTTATGGGATGCCTCCGATGGGTCTACGAATGAACTTGTCACCGTTGATGAGGAGATTGGGCCTGTGACAAGCATCAGATGGGCACCAGATGGAAGGCACCTCGCTGTTGGCTTGAATAATTCCCATGTCCAGCTTTGGGACTCTTTGGCCAGTTGTAAG CAGCTAAGAACGTTGACAGAGGGGCACAGATCCAGAGTCGGTTCACTTGATTGGAACAACCACAACTTAACAACTGGAGGAATGGACAGCTTAATCATCAACAACGACGTAAGAGTCCGATCCCATATCATCACCACATACAGGGCCCACACCCAGGAAATATGCGGCCTAAGATGGTCCGCAACCGGCCAACAACTAGCCAGTGGTGGAAATGACAACCTTGTATACATATGGAACATCTCAAATTCTACCTCTGGAAACAGTTCAAGCAACCACCACCGGTGGCTTCACTGCCTAGACCACCACACCGCAGCTGTGAAGGCACTCTCCTGGTGCCCGTTTCAGAGTAACTTGCTGGCTTCAGGTGGTGGGGTTGGGGATGACTGTATTAAGTTTTGGAACGCGCACACTGGCGCGTGCTTGAACTCGGTTGACACGGGGTCGCAAGTGTGTTGCTTGGCTTGGAGTAAGCATGAGAGGGAGATTTTGAGCTCACATGGGTTTAATGATAATCAGCTGATTTTGTGGAAGTACCCTTCTATGGTGAAGATTGCTGAGCTTTATGGGCATACTTCAAGAGTTCTGTACATGGCTCAG AGCCCAGATGGGTACACGGTTGCATCGGCAGCAGCAGACGAGACATTGAGATTTTGGAATGTGTTGGGACTCCTGAATTGGCTAAAGCCAGAGCCCAAGTCGAATCCAGAGCTATTTGCAAACCTTGCCCGCATCAGATGA
- the LOC131333852 gene encoding MOB kinase activator-like 1A produces MSLFGLGRNQRTFRPKKSAPSGSKGAQLRKHIDATLGSGNLREAVRLPPGEDLNEWLAVNTVDFFNQVNLLYGTLTEFCTPENCPTMTAGPKYEYRWADGVQIKKPIEVSAPKYVEYLMDWIETQLDDESIFPQRLGAPFPTNFREVVKTIFKRLFRVYAHIYHSHFQKIVSLKEEAHLNTCFKHFILFTCEFGLIDKKELAPLQELIESIVVPY; encoded by the exons ATGAGTCTCTTCGGTCTGGGCAG GAATCAAAGGACATTTCGCCCGAAAAAGAGTGCACCATCAGGGAGTAAG GGGGCCCAGCTAAGAAAGCACATCGATGCAACATTAGGTAGTGGAAATCTGAGAGAAGCAGTAAGACTTCCTCCTGGGGAGGATCTTAATGAGTGGCTTGCTGTCAACA CTGTGGACTTCTTCAACCAGGTGAATTTGCTTTATGGTACCCTCACTGAGTTCTGCACTCCAGAAAACTGTCCTACAATGACCGCAGGTCCCAA GTACGAGTACCGATGGGCAGATGGAGTGCAAATCAAGAAACCAATTGAAGTTTCAGCTCCAAAATATGTCGAATATCTGATGGACTGGATTGAAACTCAATTAGATGATGAATCCATATTTCCTCAAAGGCTAG GTGCCCCTTTTCCTACCAACTTCAGGGAAGTCGTGAAAACTATATTCAAACGCTTGTTCCGTGTTTATGCTCACATTTACCACTCGCACTTCCAGAAGATTGTAAGCCTCAAAGAGGAGGCCCATCTAAATACCTGCTTCAAGCATTTCATACTCTTTACATGT GAATTTGGGCTGATTGACAAGAAGGAACTGGCTCCACTTCAAGAGCTTATAGAATCCATTGTTGTCCCTTACTAA